The genomic interval TGCCGCTGCCCGAGGTGGCGTACGGCGAGGTGGCCCGCAGTTGCAGGGTCACCGAGCCGGAACCGTTGTTCACCACGTTCAGGTTGGTCACCGCGACGTTCTGCGCGGTGATGAACTTCGACACCTCGACCCGGACCGAGCCGCTGGTGTAGACGCCGCGCCAGTGGCTCGGCGACTGCCACCGGCTGGAGACCTGCTCGGTGAAGGTGCCCGGGGTGACCGCCACGGTGTACGCGGCCTGGCTGCTGATGTTGTCCCAGTAGGCGGCGTTGCCGGCGAAGCCGATCTGGGCCGGGTTGTGGGTGTACATGAACATCCCCCGGCCCCGGGTCATCAGCCAGGTACCGGCCGGGTCGTTGCCGGGGCGGGCGAGCAGCCGGTCCAGCCAGAAATCGGTACCGCCGCTCTCGGCGTTGTAGATCGCCTGCATCGTGTTGCCGGTGTTGTAGCCGACCGGCGGGGCCGGGATCGCCGGCCCGGAGAACGTGGGAAAGCCGATCGTCTGCGCGGCCGTGGCCGGGGTGCCCGGGGCCACCAGGGCACCGGTGGCCAGCAATACCGCCAGCCCGGCGGCCCAGGATCTCCGCTTCCTACCCGGTCCGAACTTGCTACCCGGTGCGAAACGCATCGGGTCACCTCCAAAGGGGATTCAGTGGCGGGGGTGGACCGGTCCGTCGCGGGGCGGAGGGGGTCTGCCCCGCGACGGTCCGGGGTTCAGGGCTGGTAGGCGAGCCACTCCAGCAGGCCGGTGGAGAGGCCCGACCGGGAGGTGATGTTCAGCCGAAGCCGCGTCGTGTTCACCGAGTTGAAGGTGGTGACGTTGTAGGTGTTGCCGGCCACCCCGCAGCTCGACTGGCCCGGCACGTTCGCGTACGCGCTGCCGGTCCAGTACTGCACCTGACAGGAGGCGGGCAGGTCGATGCCCTGGTCGTCGTCGAACCAGTACGTCGCGATCCGGTTCACGTCCCGGGCCGACGGCCAGGTGTACTCGACCCACTGGGTGCCCTGCTCGGGCCAGTTGCCGTACGCCAGGTTGCTCTTGTCGGCCGAGTTCGCCGGTACGCCGCCGTTGTTCAGCGCCGCCAGGCTCTCCCAGGAGGAGACGTACGAGGTGGAGGCCGTCGCCGAGGTCGCCAGGTTGGTGCCGGTCGGCGGTCCGCCCGGACCGGGTCCCGGACCGGGGCCGGGGCCGGTGCTGGTCTGCACCACCCGCTGCATCGTGCCGTCGGCGTTGAAGTAGAGCCGGTCCACCGCCACCGAGCGGCGGAAGTTACCCCCGCCGGGGGCGTTCGCGGTGTGGTAGACCATGTACCACTGGCCGTTGAACTCCACCACCCCGGCGTGGTTGGTGGTCGAGGAGACCTGGCCGAGCACGATGCCCCGGTGCGTCCACGGTCCCATCGGGTTGGTCGCGGTGGCGTACCGCTGACAGGCGTAGCTGGACGAGGTGACGCAGCCGTTCGTGTCGTTGGCGGCGTACATCATGTAGTAGAGGCCGTTGCGCTTGAACATCCACGGGGCCTCCCAGAAGTTGGTCAGCCCGGTCGGGGTGACCACCGGCCCGTCCAGCTCGATCATGTTCGACTTCAGCCGGGCCGCCCGGGCGCCCCAGTAGCCGCCCCAGTAGATGTACGCCTGCCCGTCGTCGTCGACGAAGACCGTCGGGTCGATGTTCAGCCCGGAGGAGTTCGGGGTGCTGTCGCTGATCAGCGGCCCGCCCTTGGCGTCGGTGAACGGGCCGAGCGGGTTGTCCGCGACCGCTACCCCGATGTCCATCCAGCCGGCGCCCCGGCCGTTGACCGAGGTGTACCAGTAGTACCTGCCGTTGCGCGGCTCGACCTCGCTGGCCCAGGCGTCGGCGCCGGCCCACGGGAAGGTGGCGATCGAGGCGCGGGCGCCGTGGTGGGTCCAGGTGTTGGCGTCGGTCGAGGAGAGGACGTGCCACTCCCGCATCCGGAAGTTGTTGTCCCCGGTCGGCGCCTCGTCCCGGCCGGCGTAGATGTACATGGTGTTGCCGACCACCAGCGGGGCCGGGTCGGCGGTGTAGATGCTGGTGATGATCGGATTCGCCGCCGAGGCGGGTCCGGCAGGGATCACCAGCCCGGCTCCCGCCAGCAACCCGGCGACCCCTCCGGCGGCGACCCGGAACCATCGTCTGCTGCGCACGCTCTCTTCTCCTGTTCGGTGTCGGGTGATGGTGGTCGGGCGGAACGTCGGGGTCACAGCCCGGTCGAGTTCAGTTCGGCGATCTCGGCCGCGCTCAGCGCCCGGGCGTAGACCCGGAAGCCGTCCACCGCGCCGGCCAGGTAGGGGTCCCCGGAGTACTGCGACCGGCCGATCCAGTTGTTGGTGGTCGAGCCGAGCGCGGAGGGCCGGGTGGTCAGCGCGGTGTTCCGGGCCACCTCGACGCCGCCCACGTAGAGCACGCCGGTGTTGCCGGTCTGGGTCACCGCGACGTGCGTCCAGGCGTCGACCGGCAGCGCGGCGGGACCGTTGATCTGCTGTTCCGACCCGGCGCCGCCGCTGCTGATGGCGAACCGGACGGTGCCGGCACCGCTCTGCGGGGTGAGGAAGAGGTACGCCCCGGTCCCGGTGCCGAAGTCGAAGACCCGGGCCCAGGCCGCGGCGGCGGTCCGGCGTACCCAGGTGGCGACGGTGAACGCGGTCGCACCGGCCAGCAGTCCGGCCGGCAGGCTGACGTGCGCGCCGCTGCCGTTGAGGTTGACGGCGTTGCCGGTCCGGCCGGTGGTCCAGCCGGCGCCGCCGGTCAGGGTGCCGGTCTTGCCGTTGCCGGTGGCGTCGGCGGCGGACGTGCCGGCGGTCTCGTCGAACCGGTAGTGCGCGACGAACGGGGCCGGCGGCGCGGCCGTCACCGTCCAGTAGACCGTGTAGCGCTGGCCGTGCATCTTGTAGAACGGCAGCAGGGTCACCGTCCCGGTGCTGGCGGTCGCGGTGTACTGCATCGGCGTCGAGGTCGGCGTGATGGTGGCCGGGTTCAGCGTCGGCAGCGCGGAGAGGTTGGTGTTGCCGTACGCCCCGGCTAGCACGATCGGCCCGTGCTTGACCGCCTGCACCGTGGAGTTGTCCGGGGTGGCCTCCCGGGTCAGCGCCATCGGCAGGCTGATCTCGACCACGTCGCCGGAGGCCCAGCTCCGGTTGATCCGGGCGAAGCTGCCGGCGACCACCCCGGACTGCACCGCGCCGTTGACCCGCACCTGCGCCCCGGTGGCCCAGCCGGGAATCCGAATCCGCAGGTCGATCGCGCCCGAGCCGGTGATGGTGAGCCGGCTCGACGGCGCCTCCGGGAAGGTGGTGTCCTGCTGCACGGTGATCCCCCGGCCGGGCCAGACCAGCCGGGAGGCGGCGAAGAGGTTGACGTAGAGGATGTCGCCGCTGTGGAAGTAGATGCTGTCGGCGAGCTTGGTGTGCGTCTCCATCCCGGTGCCGTGGCAGCAGGTGAAGTTGCTGTAGTCGTTGCTGTACGTCTTGGTCCCGCCGGCCCGCAGCGGTACGTAGTAGCAGTGGAAGCCGTGCGACGAGTTCGGGTTCTGCGCCCCGATCAGGTGGTTCCAGAGCGCCCGCTCGTAATAGTCGAGGTAGTCCAGCCGAGCCGGGTTGGTGAAGAAGAGCTGCCGGGTCAGCTTCAGCATGTTGTACGTGTTGCAGCACTCGCAGGTGCTGTCCGACAGCTCGCTGGCGATCCGGTTCGGCGCCTTGAAGTACTCCCCGTTGGAGTTGCCGCCGATCACGTAGCTGTGCCGGCCGACCACGATGTCCCAGAAGTTGACCGCGATGTCGCGGTACCGCGTCGTGCCGGTGGCGTGGTATTCGCGGATCGCGCCGAGGATCTTCGGGATCTGGGTGTTCGCGTGGTAGTTGTTCAGCGCGTCGGTGTTCGCGGCCAGCGGGTCGAAGATCTCCGCGTGGTCGAAGTAGCGGGCCGTGGTCAGGTGGTCCGGGTTCTCGGTGAGCTGGTAGAGGTTGGTCAGCACCTCGTTCATCCCGCCGAACTCGGTGTCCAGCATGTTCTGCCGCTGGGTCTGGGACAGCCGGTCGTTGCGGAACTTCACCCAGGCCGCCATCCGGGTCAGCACGTCGAGCGCCTGGGCGTTGCCGGCCAGCAGGTGCATGTCGAGCAGCCCGGCCATGATCTTGTGCAGCGTGTAGTACGGCGCCCAGACCTGCTGCCGGGCCTCGACCCGGTCGATGAAGCTCTCCGGGTACGCCGACAGGTAGCCGGTGTTGTAGCCGGCGGCGGTGGCCCGGTTCTGGCAGATCGCCAGCTGGGCCACCAGATAGTCGCCCTTGGTCCTGAACGCCGCCTGCCCGGTGTTCGCGTACGCCTGGGCCAGCGCGGTCAGCACGTGCCCGGTGGAGTGGCCGCGCAGTTCGGTGCTGGGCGACTCCCAGCCGCCACAGGCGGTCGCCGAGGAGGAGAGTCCGTAGTTGAGCCGGAAGGTGTGCAGCAGCCGGTCGGGGTCGAGGAAGTTCAGGTACGCCTGGGTACGGCCGGCGTTGGCCTGGAACGGGCCGGCGAGCAGGGTGACCGCGGAGAGCGGGAACGGGTACGCGGAGACGCCGATGTCGGCGCGGGCCGCGGCGGCCGGTGCGGCCGGCAGCGTACCGGCGACCGCGGTGCCGACCGCGACGGCGGCGCCGGTCTGCAACAGGGATCGGCGGGACAGGGCGGGTGAGGGCATGGTGTGGTGACCTCCGGGGGCGGGGGTCGCCCGGCCGACCGGCCGGGCGACCCGAGGGGTCGAGCGACCAGGTTCAGTAGCCGTAGCGGCTCTTCAGGTGCCGCCACCAGTCCCGGAACATCCAGCGGTCGAACTCCGTGATCGACCTCGCGCTGCCGGCCTTCATGATGAAGCTGCTGACTCCGCTGGGGGTCCAGTCGTAGAAGTCGTCCAGCCCGTAGGTATGGCCGATCTCGTGCAACAGGATGGTCATGTCCGCGGTGTTGAGGTTGTTCATGTAGTACTCGCGGCCCATCCGCTGGCCCCAGTCGCCGCCGGCACCGCCGCCGAAGCCGTCGGTCAGCCAGAGCGAGTGGTCGTAGTGCCGGGCCGCGCCGCCGGGACAGTTCGGGTACTGGCCGTTCTGGTTGAAGAACCGGCCGCACGGCGCCGCGCACTGCGGGGCGTTCTCCCGGATGTCGTTGACGTAGATGTCCACCGAGTTGTCCGACCACTGCAACTGGGACCGGTTGCGGACCGCCCAGCCGACCACCCGGACCGGGACGTCCGTGTACGGGAAGGCGTTGTGCCCCACCATCACGTCCATCCACTTCTTGTACTGCCGGGCCAGGGTGGCGTGGATCTGGTCGCGCTGGGCGGCGGTCACCGTGGCCGAGGAGTCCCAGCGGACGCAGTAGTTGATGTAACCCCGGTTGGCGAAGAGCTGGTCCCAGCCGTAGTTGCGGAACCCGTACAGGTTGCCGTTGTTGTAGGTCTGCTCCTGGTGCCGCCAGACCTGGTCCAGCGGGGTGACCAGGTTGGCCGGCGGATTCCAGGTGTCCAGCACGGTCGGGCCGGTCCCCTCGCGGCCCGCCGCCGCGTCGGCCGCCGCTGCGGTGTCGAACGCGCCGGCGCTCGCGTCCCGGGCCGGGTCGCCGGCCGGTGCGGCCTGTGCGACCCCGACGCCACTCACCAGCATGACCGCCGTGAGCAGTGGCACCAGGGCCTGCCACCATCGCCTCATCGTCAGTTCCTCCTTCGCTCAAGCGATTGATGATGATCAATTTCTTGGCGCCGGGTCCGCCGGAGGGATCGGCGGGGTGGTGGGTTTCGGCGTTCAGCACACGATGGCGTACGAAAAGGTTTTCGGCAAGGTGTTGCGCATATTACGAGGACGTAACGCCGCGCCAGAAGGATCGCCGGGAACAGCGGTTGATCTTCGTGGTTGTTCCGAAAAGGTTCTCGAAACTGTTTCGGAAAGGGTGTACCGGCAGGTACGCCGGGCGTGGAGACCGGCGGGCTGGGTAACCGGTCGACATTGCCGACCGGACGGGGCGGAGGAGGCAGGGATGCCGACCGGAACGGGCGGGTCGCCACCGGACCCGCCGGTCGTACTGACCGCCAACGCGGGGTCCGCCAGCCTCCGGCTCGACTACGTCCGGGCGGGCGAGGTCACCGACCGCCTGACCCGGGGCGAGCCGCCCGGATCGGGCGAGTCGGACCGGGCGGTACGCGACTTCCTCGCCGCCCACCCGCCGCCCGACGCCGTCGGCCACCGGCTGGTGCACGGCGGTGACCTGGTCCGCACCCCGACCCGGGTGGACGACGCGCTCCGGGCCGAACTCGACGGCCTGGCCACGCTGGCCCCGCTGCACCTGCCGCCCGCACTGCACCTGCTGGACCGGATCGCGGAACAGCTCCCCGAGGTGCCGCAGGTGCTCTGCCCGGACACCGCCTTCCACGCCCACCTGCCGGCGGCCGCCGCCACCTACCCGCTGCCCGCGCCGTGGCGCCGACGGTGGGGGCTGCGCCGGTACGGCTTCCACGGCCTGTCGTACGCCTACGCCCTGCGCCGCTGCGCCGAACTGCTCGGCCGGCCCGCCGACGGCCTCCAGCTCCTGCTGGCCCACCTCGGCGGCGGCGCCTCGGTCTGCGCGGTCCGGGACGGCCGCAGCGTCGACACCTCGATGGGATTCACCCCGCTGGACGGCATCCCGATGTCGAAACGCTCCGGGGCGGTCGACCCGGGCATGCTGCTCTGGCTGCTCGGGGACGACCGGCTCAGCCTGGCCGAGCTCTCCGAGGGACTCAACTCGCGATCCGGGCTGCTCGGCCTCTCCGGCGGCCGCTCCTCCGACACCCGCGACCTGGTCGCCGCCGCCCCGGACGACCCGGTCTCGGCACTTGCCCTCGAGGTCTACGCCCACCGGGTACGCCGTGAACTGGCCGCCGCCGCGACCAGCCTGGACCGGCTGGACGCCCTGGTCTTCACCGGCGAGATCGGCTGGGACCAGCCGGAGGTGCGACACGACGTCTGCGCCGGGCTCGGCCTGCTCGGCGTCACGCCGCCGCAGGGCGGAAACCGGGAGGCCGACGCGGTGGTCTCGCCGCCGGGCGCCGCGGTGCCGGTACTGGTCGTCGAGCCCCGCGAGGACCTCCAGGTCGCCGTCGAGACCCTCGCCGCACTGCGCTGACCCCGTCCCGACCGGCCGCACCGGGCCTGGATGCCGAGCAGCGGCGTGCCGCCGCACCGTCCAGCGGAGGCCGCCGGAGGGCCGGTCAGGCCATCAGTCGGGTCAGGAAGTCGCCGATCCCCTGGGCGATCGCCATCAGCACCGCCCCGATCGTCTCGACCAGTTCGGCGGCGCCGTCCGGACGGAACGCGATGAAGAAGATCAGGAAACCCACGAACAGCCAGGTGAGGACCTTCTTGGCAAGTACCGGCATGTCTCCTCCGCTGGGGCATCCCCCGTCTCGTACGACCCTCGGGAGTCTCGGTGTCACGAGAGCTGGCGCACTCCGGCGATCGAGTGCTTCGCATCCCCGTCCGGACCGGCCCGCAAACGACCCCGCCGGGCCGACCCGACGCCGCCGGCCGGGTCGAGCGACCACGCGCCACCCATCCGGATCACGCCGCCAGCCGGATACAGCAGTATTACAGCATCAAACGGCATAAGGTGGCGTTTATCCCTCGTCATCCGCTTGCTGCCCGCCACGGCGGGCGGGCCGACCCCGGGTGGAGGCAGGTTGACCAGCCCTGGCGGGCGACCGGACGTGCTGCGCGGGCCGGAGGACTCCCGGGTCGCCACCATCGAACTCTTCTTCGACGTCGTCTACGTGCTGGCCGTGACCCAGTTGACCGAGCTGCTGCTGCACCGGTTGCACCCGACCGGCGCGGCCGGGGCCGCCGTACTGCTGCTCGCCGTCTGGTGGGCCTGGGTGGACACCGCCTGGATCACCAACTGGTTCGACCCGGACCAGCCCCGGGTACGGGTGCTGCTGATCGCGCTGATGGGGATCAGCCTGGTGACGTCCTCCGCGCTGCCCGAGGCGTACGGGGACCGTGGGCTCTGGTTCGCCGTGGCGTACGTGGCGCTCTCGGTGGGCCGCTCGCTCTTCGTCGCCACCGCCCTGGCCGCCCGCTCCGACCTGCACCGCAACTTCCAGCGCCTGGCCGTCTGGCGGGCCGCCTCCGCACCGCTCTGGCTGGCCGGCGGGTTCGCCTCCGGCCCGCTCCGGCTCGGCCTGTGGGTGGCGGCGGTGACCCTGGACAGCTCCGCGGCCGCCTGCGGCTTCTACGTGCCCGGGTGGGGCCGGTCGACTCCGACGGAGTGGGTGATCAACGGGGCCCACCTGGCCGAGCGGGCCCGACTCTTCGTGATCATCGCGCTCGGCGAGTCCATCCTGGTCACCGGCACCGTCTTCGGCGCCCTGGGGCACGGCTGGCCGACCCTCGCCGCGCTGGGCAGCGCCTTCCTGGGCAGCGTGGCGCTGTGGTGGATCTACTTCGACCGCAGCGCCGAGGCGGCCCGCCAGGTGATCGTCGAGGCCGAGGAGCCGGGCCGGCTCGGCCGGTCGGCGTACACCTATCTGCACATCCCGATGGTGGCCGGCGTCATCGTCACCGCGGTCGGAGACGACCTCGTGCTGCACCAGCCGAACGGCGCGGCCAGGCCGGCGGTGATCGGCGCCGTACTCGGTGGCCCAGCGCTCTTCCTGACCGGGTTCCTGCTGTTCAAGAGCGCGATCCTCGGCGTACGCTCCCGGACCTATCTCGGCGCCGTCGTCGTGCTCGTCGCGCTCGGCCCGCTCGGGTTGGTGCTCAGCCCGCTGGCGCTCTCCGCCCTCTCGACCGGGGTGGTGGCGACCGCGGCGGTCCGCAGCATGCTGCTGGTGAGCCGGCGCGGACGCGTCCCGCCGGGTCCGCCGGCCGAGGAACCGATGCGGTGAAAGTTCCGGAACAGCGCGGCTCGCAGTGATCAACGGTCGTCCGGACCCACCGTCGCGCCAACCGGCCGAGGGCGCCGACGCACCTGGTCAGCGACGGAGGTTCCGCGACAGCAGAGCTGACGACGCGCACCGAAAGTGTTGCGGAAACGTTGACCCCCGGGATCGGCGATGCAACACTATCCATCCATTAGGGTCGATTGAAGCCACACCGCCCGTCCGCGATCGACGGTGGCGGATCAGGGCGACCTCGACCGTTCCCACACCGTGACGCCCGGACGGACCACCACCATGCGCCCGTCCGGCCACCCGCCAGAAGGGGCAGAGATGATCAGGAGTTCCACCGACGGCGCCAGGGGTCCGAAACCGCGCTACCGGGCCCGACTCGCGCTCGTGCTCGGCGCCGTGGGCATGCTCGCCACCGCCGGTGCCGTCGCGCTGCCCAACACCGCCAGCGCGGCGAGCACCCTGGGTGCCTCCGCCGCCGAGCGGGGCGGCCGCTACTTCGGTACCGCCGTGGCGGCGAGCAGGCTGGGCGACAGCGCGTACACGACCATCCTGAACCGCGAGTTCAACCAGGTCACGCCCGAGAACGAAATGAAGATCGACGCGACCGAGCCGCAACAGGGCCAGTTCTCGTACGGCAACGCGGACCGGATCGTGCAGCACGCCCGCAGCCGGGGCATGCAGGTACGCGGCCACACCCTGGCCTGGCACTCGCAGCAGCCCGGCTGGATGCAGAACATGTCCGGCAGTGCCCTGCGGCAGGCCATGCTCAACCACGTCACCCAGGTCGCCACCCACTTCCGAGGCCAGATCGCCTGGTGGGACGTGGTGAACGAGGCGTTCGCGGACGGCAGCAGCGGAGCCCGCCGCGACTCCAACCTCCAGCGCACCGGCAACGACTGGATCGAGGCCGCCTTCCGGGCCGCCGACGCCGCCGACCCGAACGCGCAGCTCTGCTACAACGACTACAACATCGACAACTGGAACGACGCCAAGACCCAGGCCGTCTACCGGATGGTCCAGGACTTCAAGTCCCGGGGCGTACCGATCGACTGCGTCGGCCTCCAGTCACACTTCACCGGCGGCTCGAACTACCCGAGCAACTACCGCACCACGCTCTCCAGCTTCGCCGCCCTCGGCGTCGACGTGCACATCACCGAGCTGGACATCCGGAACGCGCCCGCCGATGCGTACCGCAACGTGACCAACGACTGTCTCGCGGTGGCCCGCTGCAAGGGCATCACGGTCTGGGGCATCCGCGACTCGGACTCGTGGCGGTCCGGCGAGAGCCCGCTGCTCTTCAACGGCAGCGGCCAGAAGAAGCCGGCGTACGACGCCGTACTCACCGCGCTGAACAACGGCAACCCCGGCGGCAACCCGACGACCCCGCCGCCCGGTGGCAACCCCACCACCCCACCGCCCGGCAGCGGCGGCTGCACCGCCTCGACCACCGCCGGTACCGTCTGGGGCGACCGGTACAACACCACGGTCACCGTCAGCGGCGCCAGCAACTGGACCGTCGTCGTCGCCGTCACCTCACCACAGTCGATCAGCACCACCTGGAGCGGCAGCGCCAGCCTGAGCAGCAACAACACCGTGTTGACGATGCGCTCCAACGGCAGCGGCAACAGCTTCGGCTTCACCACCATGACGAACGGCAACTCCAGCGCCCGACCACAGGTCAGGTCCTGCACCGCCGGCTGACCCGGCAACCCCGCTCCCCCGCCGGCCGGGCGGTGCCCGCACCGCCCGGCCGGCGGCGTCGGCCCGGCCGCGACCGTCCATCTGGCCGGTGGCGGCCGGTCAGCCGCTGGCCAGGTCAGCCGGGAGTCAGGTCAACCGGTGGTCAGGTCAGCCGGTGGCCAGGTCAGCCGGTGGTCAGTCGGGTCCGCCACGGGTGTGTCGGGTGCACCAGCGACAGTGCGTCGTCGAGCCAGCGTCGCGCGTCGTCGTCGAGCAGCGGCAGTGCGGTGCCGAAGTCCGCCTCGTCCTTGGTCCGGGTGGCCTTCGCCTTGAACAGCAGCACCACCTCCGGCAGCAGGTACGGAACGCCGCTCGGATCGTGCCGGATGATCTCGGCGTACGGGCGGCGGATCCGCGGGTCGCGCCGGCAGATCCAGAGGTTCCCGTCGTGCGGCTCCCGGAAGACATCCAGCCGCCAGCGTCCGACGGCCCGCTCGTACGCCCAGGTCTGATGGCTGGCCCGCATCGACTCCGGAGTCGGCGGCAGGAGCCGGCCGTCGTGCGCTACGGCGAAGTCACAGTCGCCGAGGCGCTCCCGTACCTCGTCGAACCGCTCGGCCGGGACGGCGATCTCCAGGTCGTCGTGCCGTCGGGAGGGTGCGCCCCGGCAGAGGTCGATGGCCCAGCCCGCCGCCACGCACCAGGGCAGGTCGAGCCCGGCCAGCCGTTCGGCGACCACCGACGGCGGCCACGGGTCCCAGGCGTCGAGGTCCGGTGTCACCGGCCGACGGT from Plantactinospora sp. BC1 carries:
- a CDS encoding endo-1,4-beta-xylanase translates to MIRSSTDGARGPKPRYRARLALVLGAVGMLATAGAVALPNTASAASTLGASAAERGGRYFGTAVAASRLGDSAYTTILNREFNQVTPENEMKIDATEPQQGQFSYGNADRIVQHARSRGMQVRGHTLAWHSQQPGWMQNMSGSALRQAMLNHVTQVATHFRGQIAWWDVVNEAFADGSSGARRDSNLQRTGNDWIEAAFRAADAADPNAQLCYNDYNIDNWNDAKTQAVYRMVQDFKSRGVPIDCVGLQSHFTGGSNYPSNYRTTLSSFAALGVDVHITELDIRNAPADAYRNVTNDCLAVARCKGITVWGIRDSDSWRSGESPLLFNGSGQKKPAYDAVLTALNNGNPGGNPTTPPPGGNPTTPPPGSGGCTASTTAGTVWGDRYNTTVTVSGASNWTVVVAVTSPQSISTTWSGSASLSSNNTVLTMRSNGSGNSFGFTTMTNGNSSARPQVRSCTAG
- a CDS encoding glycoside hydrolase family 43 protein; its protein translation is MRSRRWFRVAAGGVAGLLAGAGLVIPAGPASAANPIITSIYTADPAPLVVGNTMYIYAGRDEAPTGDNNFRMREWHVLSSTDANTWTHHGARASIATFPWAGADAWASEVEPRNGRYYWYTSVNGRGAGWMDIGVAVADNPLGPFTDAKGGPLISDSTPNSSGLNIDPTVFVDDDGQAYIYWGGYWGARAARLKSNMIELDGPVVTPTGLTNFWEAPWMFKRNGLYYMMYAANDTNGCVTSSSYACQRYATATNPMGPWTHRGIVLGQVSSTTNHAGVVEFNGQWYMVYHTANAPGGGNFRRSVAVDRLYFNADGTMQRVVQTSTGPGPGPGPGPGGPPTGTNLATSATASTSYVSSWESLAALNNGGVPANSADKSNLAYGNWPEQGTQWVEYTWPSARDVNRIATYWFDDDQGIDLPASCQVQYWTGSAYANVPGQSSCGVAGNTYNVTTFNSVNTTRLRLNITSRSGLSTGLLEWLAYQP
- a CDS encoding low temperature requirement protein A, with the protein product MTSPGGRPDVLRGPEDSRVATIELFFDVVYVLAVTQLTELLLHRLHPTGAAGAAVLLLAVWWAWVDTAWITNWFDPDQPRVRVLLIALMGISLVTSSALPEAYGDRGLWFAVAYVALSVGRSLFVATALAARSDLHRNFQRLAVWRAASAPLWLAGGFASGPLRLGLWVAAVTLDSSAAACGFYVPGWGRSTPTEWVINGAHLAERARLFVIIALGESILVTGTVFGALGHGWPTLAALGSAFLGSVALWWIYFDRSAEAARQVIVEAEEPGRLGRSAYTYLHIPMVAGVIVTAVGDDLVLHQPNGAARPAVIGAVLGGPALFLTGFLLFKSAILGVRSRTYLGAVVVLVALGPLGLVLSPLALSALSTGVVATAAVRSMLLVSRRGRVPPGPPAEEPMR
- a CDS encoding beta-L-arabinofuranosidase domain-containing protein, coding for MPSPALSRRSLLQTGAAVAVGTAVAGTLPAAPAAAARADIGVSAYPFPLSAVTLLAGPFQANAGRTQAYLNFLDPDRLLHTFRLNYGLSSSATACGGWESPSTELRGHSTGHVLTALAQAYANTGQAAFRTKGDYLVAQLAICQNRATAAGYNTGYLSAYPESFIDRVEARQQVWAPYYTLHKIMAGLLDMHLLAGNAQALDVLTRMAAWVKFRNDRLSQTQRQNMLDTEFGGMNEVLTNLYQLTENPDHLTTARYFDHAEIFDPLAANTDALNNYHANTQIPKILGAIREYHATGTTRYRDIAVNFWDIVVGRHSYVIGGNSNGEYFKAPNRIASELSDSTCECCNTYNMLKLTRQLFFTNPARLDYLDYYERALWNHLIGAQNPNSSHGFHCYYVPLRAGGTKTYSNDYSNFTCCHGTGMETHTKLADSIYFHSGDILYVNLFAASRLVWPGRGITVQQDTTFPEAPSSRLTITGSGAIDLRIRIPGWATGAQVRVNGAVQSGVVAGSFARINRSWASGDVVEISLPMALTREATPDNSTVQAVKHGPIVLAGAYGNTNLSALPTLNPATITPTSTPMQYTATASTGTVTLLPFYKMHGQRYTVYWTVTAAPPAPFVAHYRFDETAGTSAADATGNGKTGTLTGGAGWTTGRTGNAVNLNGSGAHVSLPAGLLAGATAFTVATWVRRTAAAAWARVFDFGTGTGAYLFLTPQSGAGTVRFAISSGGAGSEQQINGPAALPVDAWTHVAVTQTGNTGVLYVGGVEVARNTALTTRPSALGSTTNNWIGRSQYSGDPYLAGAVDGFRVYARALSAAEIAELNSTGL
- a CDS encoding acetate/propionate family kinase, producing the protein MPTGTGGSPPDPPVVLTANAGSASLRLDYVRAGEVTDRLTRGEPPGSGESDRAVRDFLAAHPPPDAVGHRLVHGGDLVRTPTRVDDALRAELDGLATLAPLHLPPALHLLDRIAEQLPEVPQVLCPDTAFHAHLPAAAATYPLPAPWRRRWGLRRYGFHGLSYAYALRRCAELLGRPADGLQLLLAHLGGGASVCAVRDGRSVDTSMGFTPLDGIPMSKRSGAVDPGMLLWLLGDDRLSLAELSEGLNSRSGLLGLSGGRSSDTRDLVAAAPDDPVSALALEVYAHRVRRELAAAATSLDRLDALVFTGEIGWDQPEVRHDVCAGLGLLGVTPPQGGNREADAVVSPPGAAVPVLVVEPREDLQVAVETLAALR
- a CDS encoding nucleotidyltransferase domain-containing protein; amino-acid sequence: MTPDLDAWDPWPPSVVAERLAGLDLPWCVAAGWAIDLCRGAPSRRHDDLEIAVPAERFDEVRERLGDCDFAVAHDGRLLPPTPESMRASHQTWAYERAVGRWRLDVFREPHDGNLWICRRDPRIRRPYAEIIRHDPSGVPYLLPEVVLLFKAKATRTKDEADFGTALPLLDDDARRWLDDALSLVHPTHPWRTRLTTG